The region CCTGGCCGGCCCCCAACGCCCAGAACACCGAGGCCGCGCACGGCTCGGCGCTGGGCGAGGAAGAGGTCGCGGCCACCAAGCGCGTCCTCGGCTTCGACCCCGAGAAGTCCTTCGAGGTCCCCGAGGAGGTGCTCGCGCACACCCGCGCCGCACTCGACCGCGGCCGTGACTTCGAGAAGGAGTGGGACAAGCGGTTCGCCGACTGGCGCACCACCCACCCCGAGCACGCCGCGGAGTTCGACCGGGTCGCCGCGGGCGAGCTGCCCGCGGGCTGGGAGGAGCACCTCCCGTCGTTCGAGACCGGCAAGTCGGTTGCCACCCGCGCCGCGTCCGGCAAGGTGCTGCACGCGCTCGGCGCGGTCATCCCCGAGCTGTGGGGCGGCTCCGCCGACCTGGCGGGCTCGAACAACACCACGATCGACAAGACCTCGTCGTTCCTGCCCGAGGGCAACCCGCTGCCGGGCGCGGACCCGTACGGCCGCACGATCCACTTCGGTATCCGCGAGCACTCCATGGCCGCGGAGATGAACGGCATCACGCTGCACGGCAACACCCGGGTCTACGGCGGCACCTTCCTGGTGTTCTCCGACTACATGCGCAACGCCGTCCGGCTGTCCGCGCTGATGCACCTGCCGGTGACGTACGTGTGGACGCACGACTCCATCGGCCTGGGCGAGGACGGCCCGACCCACCAGCCGGTCGAGCACCTGGCCTCGCTGCGCGCCATCCCGAACCTGAACATCGTCCGCCCGGCCGACGCCAACGAGACCGCCATCGCCTGGCGCGAGATCCTCAAGCGCTGGACCAAGGAGTACGGCGTGGGGGCCCCGCACGGTCTCGCGCTGACCCGTCAGGGCGTGCCGACCTACCCGGCCGACGAGAACGCGGCCAAGGGCGGTTACATCCGGTTCGAGGCCGAGGGCACCGACGGCAAGAGCACCACGCCGCAGGTCGTGCTCATCGGTACCGGCTCGGAGCTGCAGCTCGCCGTCGAGGCACGCGAGCAGCTGCAGGCCGAGGGCGTCCCCACCCGTGTGGTGTCGATGCCGTCGGTCGAGTGGTTCGACCAGCAGGACCAGGCCTACCGCGACAGCGTGCTCCCGCCGTCCGTCCGGGCCCGGGTCGCCGTCGAGGCCGGCATCGGTCTGACCTGGCACCGCTTCGTCGGTGACGCCGGGCGCATCGTGTCCCTGGAGCACTTCGGTGCCTCGGCCGATGCCAAGACCCTGTTCCGCGAGTTCGGCTTCACCGCCGACGCGGTCGCCTCCGCCGCCCGCGAATCGGTCGAAGCCGCCGCGCGCTGACGCCCGCACACGACAAGTAGGAGATGCAGAACCCATGACAGACGCACTCAAGCGCCTCTCCGACGAAGGCGTCGCGATCTGGCTGGACGACCTGTCGCGCAAGCGCATCACGTCCGGCAACCTCGCCGAGCTGATCGACCAGCAGCACGTCGTCGGTGTCACGACGAACCCGTCGATCTTCCAGAAGGCGATCTCCTCGGGCGACGGCTACGAGCAGCAGGTCGCCGACCTCGCCGCCCGCAAGGTCACCGTCGAGGAAGCCATCCGCATGATCACGACGGCGGACGTCCGCGACGCCGCCGACATCCTGCGCCCGGTCTTCGACGCCACCGGCGGCCAGGACGGCCGGGTCTCCATCGAGGTGGACCCGCGCCTGGCGCACCACACCACCCCGACCATCGCCGAGGCCAAGCAGCTGGCCTGGCTGGTGGACCGCCCGAACACGCTGATCAAGATCCCGGCCACCAAGGCGGGCCTCCCGGCGATCACCGAGGTCATCGGCCTGGGCATCAGCGTCAACGTCACCCTGATCTTCTCGCTGGAGCGCTACCGCGAGGTCATGGACGCCTACCTGGCGGGCCTGGAGAAGGCGAAGGCCGCGGGCCTGGACCTGTCCCTGATCCGTTCGGTCGCGTCCTTCTTCGTGTCCCGTGTGGACACCGAGATCGACAAGCGCCTGGAGAAGATCGGCACGGACGAGGCCAAGGCCCTCAAGGGCAAGGCCGCGCTGGCCAACGCCCGGCTGGCCTACCAGGCGTACGAGGAGGTCTTCTCCTCGGAGCGCTGGGCCGCCCTCGACAAGGCCGGCGCCAACAAGCAGCGTCCGCTGTGGGCCTCGACCGGCGTCAAGGACCCCGCGTTCAAGGACACCCTGTACGTCGAGGACCTGGTCGCCCCGGGCACGGTCAACACCATGCCGGAGGCCACCCTGGAGGCCACCGCCGACCACGGCTCGATCACCGGTGACACCGTGCGCGGCACGTACGACGCCGCCCAGGCCGACCTGGCGGCGATCGGGAAGCTCGGGATCTCGTACGACGACGTCGTCCAGGTCCTGGAGGACGAGGGCGTGGAGAAGTTCGAGGCGTCCTGGAACGACCTGCTCAAGTCCACGGAGGCGGAGCTCAAGCGCCTCGCTCCCTCGGAGGGCTGATCTCCCTTGTCTGATGCACACGGAGCCAACCCGCTTCGTGACGCCCTGGACCGACGGCTCCCGCGTATCGCGGGGCCGTCGGGCCTGGTGATCTTTGGCGTCACGGGCGATTTGTCCCGTAAAAAGCTGATGCCCGCCGTCTACGACCTGGCCAACCGCGGTCTGCTGCCGCCGGGTTTCTCGCTCGTCGGGTTCGCCCGCCGCGAGTGGGAGCACGAGGACTTCGCGCAGGAGGTGTACGCGGCGGTCAAGGAGCACGCCCGGACGCCGTTCCGCGAGGAGGTCTGGCAGCAGCTGGTCCAGGGCTGCCGCTTCGTCCAGGGCAACTTCGACGACGACGAGGCCTTCGAAACGCTGAAGGAGACGATAAACGAGCTCGACAAGGCGCAGGGCACCGGCGGCAACTTCGCCTTCTACCTGTCCGTGCCGCCGAAGTTCTTCCCCCAGGTCGTCCAGCAGCTGAAGAAGCACGGGCTGGCCGACCAGAAGGAGGACTCGTGGCGGCGCGCCGTCATCGAGAAGCCCTTCGGCCACGACCTGAAGAGCGCCCAGGAGCTCAACCGGATCGTCCACGAGGTCTTCCCGCCCCACGAGGTCTTCCGGATCGACCACTACCTGGGCAAGGAGACGGTCCAGAACATCCTGGCGCTGCGGTTCGCCAACACGATGTTCGAGCCGCTGTGGAACCGCAGCTATGTCGACCACGTCCAGATCACGATGGCCGAGGACATCGGCATCGGCGGCCGGGCCGGCTACTACGACGGCATCGGCGCCGCCCGTGACGTCATCCAGAACCACCTCCTCCAGCTGCTCGCGCTGACCACCATGGAGGAGCCCGCCTCCTTCGAGGCCGATGCGCTGGTCGCGGAGAAGACCAAGGTGCTGGGCGCCGTCCGGCTGCCCAAGGACCTCGGCAAGGAGACGGTCCGCGCGCAGTACGCGGAGGGCTGGCAGGGCGGCGAGAAGGCCGTCGGCTACCTCCAGGAAGACGGCATCGACCCCAAGTCCAAGACCGACACCTACGCCGCGATCAAGCTGTCGATCGACAACCGCCGCTGGGCGGGCGTCCCCTTCTACCTGCGCACCGGCAAGCGCCTCGGCCGGCGCGTCACCGAGATCGCGGTGGTCTTCCAGCGCGCCCCGCACTCCCCCTTCGACCGCACCGCCACCGAGGAGCTGGGGCAGAACGCCCTGGTCATCCGGGTGCAGCCGGACGAGGGCGTGACCGTCAGGTTCGGCTCCAAGGTCCCGGGCACCTCGATGGAGGTCCGGGACGTGTCGATGGACTTCGCCTACGGCGAGTCCTTCACGGAGTCCAGCCCGGAGGCCTACGAGCGGCTGATCCTCGATGTGCTGCTCGGCGACGCCAACCTCTTCCCGCGCGTGGAGGAGGTGGAGCAGTCCTGGCGGATCCTCGACCCGATCGAGGCCTACTGGGACAGGCACGGCAAGCCCGCGCAGTACCCGGCGGGCACCTGGGGTCCCACCGAGGCGGACGAAATGCTCGCACGAGACGGACGGAGCTGGCGTCGGCCATGAAGATCGATTTGACGGAAACCACGTCCAGCAAGATCAACAAGGCCCTGGTCGACGGACGCCGCGCGATCGGCACCCCGGCCATAGGCATGGTGCTCACCCTCGTCATCGTCACCGACGAGGAGAACGCCTACGACGCCCTCAAGGCGGCCAACGACGCGTCCCGTGAGCACCCCTCGCGCACCCTCGTCGTCATCAAGCGGGTCAGCCGGTCGCCGCGCGACCGCGCCAAGGCCCGCCTCGACGCCGAGGTGCGGCTCGGCACGGACGCCGGCACCGGCGAGACGGTCATACTCCGGCTCTACGGCGACGTGATCGACCATGCCCAGTCGGTGGTGCTCCCGCTGCTGCTGCCGGACGCCCCGGTCGTGGTCTGGTGGGCGGTCAACGCCCCGCTGGACCCCGCCAAGGACCCGCTCGGCGCGCTGGCCCAGCGCCGTGTCACCGACGCGTACGCCGCCGAGCAGCCCATCGAGGAGCTGTCGGCGCGCGCGAACACCTACACCCCGGGCGACACCGATCTGTCCTGGGCCCGCATCACGCCCTGGCGCTCCATGCTGGCGGCGGCGCTCGACCAGGCCCCGTGCACGGTCACCTCGGCCGAGGTGACCGGCGAGGAGTTCAACCCCAGCTGCGAGCTGCTCGCCATGTGGCTGGCCGACAGGCTGAAGGTCCCGGTCACCCGCAAGGTGTCCGGCGGCCCCGGTCTGACGGCCGTCCGCATGGAGTCCAGCGCCGGTGCGATCGTGCTGGACCGCCCGGACGGTTCGCTGGCCACGCTCTCGATGCGCGGCCAGCCCGACCGCGCGGTGGCGCTCAAACGGCGGGACACCGCCGAGCTGCTCGCCGAGGAGCTGCGACGGCTCGACCCGGACGAGATCTACGCCGGCTCCCTGAAGTACGGCGTGGACCGGATCGGCGACGGCACGAACGAGCAGTCGGCGGCCGGCGGGGACACACCGGCCCCGCCCGCGGCGAAGAAGGCCGCCAAGAAGGCGGCCGCCAAGTGAGCGCTCCGCAGGTTGTCGTCCACCGCGACAAGGAGCTGATGGCCAAGGCCGCGGCGGCCCGGCTGATCACGAAGATCGTGGACGCCCAGACCGCCCGCGGCTTCGCCTCCGTGGTCCTGACCGGCGGGCGCAACGGCAACGGGCTGCTCGCGGCCCTCGCCGAGGCGCCCGCCCGCGACGCCGTGGACTGGTCGCGGCTCGACCTGTGGTGGGGCGACGAGCGGTTCCTGCCGGACGGCGATCCGGAGCGCAACTACACCCAGGCCCGCCAGGTGCTGCTGGACAGCGTCCCGCTGGACCCGGCCCGGGTGCACCCGATGCCCCCGGCGGACGGCCCGTACGGCAAGGACGCGGATGCCGCCGCCGCGGCGTACGCGACCGAACTCGCCGCCGCCGCGGGCCCGGAGGACCACGGGCCGGTGCCCTCCTTCGACGTCCTGCTGCTGGGCGTCGGGCCGGACACCCATGTGGCCTCGCTCTTCCCCGAGCTGCCCGCCGTCTACGAGCAGGAGCGGACGGTGGTGGGGGTGCACGGCGCACCGAAGCCGCCGCCCACCCGTACCTCGCTGACCCTGCCCGCGATCCGCGCGGCACGGGAGGTCTGGCTGCTGGCGGCCGGTGCGGACAAGGCCAATGCCGCGGCCATCGCCCTCTCCGGTGCCGGAGAGGTGCAGGCACCGGCGGCCGGCGCACGGGGGCGCAGCCGGACCCTGTGGCTGCTGGACGAGGCGGCGGCGGCCCAACTGCCGCGCGGCCTCTACCCGCCGGCCTCGGCCTGAACGCCGCACCAGGGCAATGCCGAAGGCCCCGCACCCTTTGAGGGTGCGGGGCCTTCGGCGTCACCGCGGTCACCGGGCGGCGACTCGGGGGATCAACGCCCGCGCAGCGCCCGGTACGTGGCGACCAGGCCGGCCGTGGAGGCATCCAGGCCCGGCACCTCGGCGCCCTCCGTCAGGGCCGGTTCGACGCGCTTGGCGAGGACCTTGCCCAGCTCCACACCCCACTGGTCGAAGGAGTCGATGTTCCAGACCGCGCCCTGGACGAACACCTTCTGCTCGTAGAGCGCGACCAGCTGTCCCAGCACCGACGGGCTGAGTTCGCCGGCCAGGATGGTGGTGGTGGGACGGTTGCCCGGGAACGTCTTGTGCGGCACGAGTTCCTCGGCCACGCCCTCGGCACGCACCTCCTCGGGCGTCTTGCCGAAGGCCAGCGCCTGGCCCTGGGCGAACAGATTGGCCATCAGCAGGTCGTGCTGGGCGACCAGGCCCGGCTGCAGATCGTCCACCGGCCGGGCGAAGCCGATGAAGTCGGCCGGGATCATCTTCGTGCCCTGATGGAGCAGCTGGTAGTAGGCGTGCTGGCCGTTGGTGCCGGGCGTACCCCAGACCACGGGGCCGGTCTGCCAGGTGACCGGGTTGCCCTCGCGGTCCACGGACTTGCCGTCGGACTCCATGTCCAGCTGCTGCAGATAGGCGGTGAACTTGGAGAGGTAGTGGCTGTAGGGCAGCACGGCGTGCGACTGGGCGTCCCAGAAGTTGCCGTACCAGATGCCGAGCAGCCCCATCAGCAGCGGGGCGTTCTCCTCCGGCGGGGCGCTGCGGAAGTGCTCGTCGACGAGGTGGAAGCCGGCCAGCATCTCGCGGAAGCGCTCCGGGCCGATCGCGACCATCAGCGACAGGCCGATGGCGGAGTCGTAGGAGTAGCGGCCGCCGACCCAGTCCCAGAACTCGAACATGTTGTCCGTGTCGATACCGAACTCCGCCACCTTCTCGGCGTTGGTCGACACCGCCACGAAGTGCTTGGCGACGGCCTCCTGGCCGGCCCCCAGACCGGTCAGCAGCCAGTCGCGCGCCGAGGTGGCGTTGGTGATGGTCTCGATGGTGGTGAAGGTCTTCGAGGCGACGATGAACAGCGTCTCGGCCGGGTCCAGATCGCGCACCGCCTCGTGCAGATCGGCGCCGTCCACGTTGGAGACGAAGCGGAACTGCATGTCGCGGTGGGTGTAGGCGCGCAGCGCCTCGTACGCCATCGCCGGGCCCAGGTCCGAGCCGCCGATACCGATGTTGACGACGGTCTTGATGCGCCTGCCCGTGTGGCCCTTCCAGTCGCCGGAGCGGACCCGGTCGCTGAAGGTGCCCATCCTCGTCAGGACGTGGTGCACTCCGGGGACGACGTTCTCGCCGTCGCTCAGGATGGACTCGGAGGCAGGGGCGCGCAGCGCGACGTGCAGCACGGAGCGCTGCTCGGTGATGTTGATCTTCTCGCCGCGGAACATCGCCTCCCGCAGCTCCGCCACACCGGTCGCCGCGGCCAGGTCGCGCAGCAGCCCCAGCGTCTCGTCGGTGACCAGGTGCTTGGAGTAGTCCAGGTGCAGATCGCCGACCTGAAGGGTGTAGCGCTCGGCGCGCGCCGGGTCGCGCTCGAACAGCTCGCGCAGATGCACCTGCGCCATCTGCTCCCGGTGCTTGCTCAGCGCGGTCCACTCAGGCAACTGATCGAGCCTGCTGCGGCCTTCTGCGTTCATCTCGGACATCAGCCTTCTTCATCTCGTACCGGCCCCGCCACCTCCCAACCTAATTGATCAGCGCACGGTGGGGGCACCTCCCACTCGAGCGAAGCCGAGAGTGGTGGAAGGTATCTGTCCGCCGTCGGACGAGGCGCTGTCGGGCGCCTGAAGAACAGGTAGCAGCACGACGGTGCCCAGCGCCGGCAGCCCGGCGGCCGGCCGGTTCTCGACGACCACCACCAGGGTCGCGACCAGCGCACCGATACCGACGTCGGCCGGCGCCACCGACAGACAGAAGGCGCGCAGCACCCGGTCGCGCCACAACTGGCGCAGCCCGTCGGCGTTTTCGCGCCGGAGGGTGCGCCCCGCCGTGGCCGGGCGGGCGGACGGCGGGGCGGCGTGCGGAGAGGCGACCAGGGCCGCCGCGAGGAGGTACGTGGCGGCATCGGCGAGGAACGGCAGCGCGGCACCGAGCGCGATGAGCACCGGCGCCGGCGGCCCGCCGACGAACCGGCCGGTCAGCTCCTGACCGGTCATCAGGCGGGCATTGGCGAGGTCCAGCGCCTCCTGGGGCACCACCACCGGCAGCAGGGCCGTGGCGGCGTTGTCGAAGAGCGTCTGGAGGGTGGTGAGCGCGAAGGAGAGGGCGAGCAGCGACAGCGCCGTACCGCGCAGTGCGTCACCGAAACGGGAGACGGCGGCGGCGCCCCATAACCGGCCGAAGCCGCCGTGCCAGGTGAGCGCGCCGGCTCCGGCCGTGCCTCCCGCTTCCACCTCCGCCGTGCTCCGCGTCATGCCGCCGCCCCCGTCCGCCTGATGTGCTTACGGAAAACGGTACGGGCGACCACTGACAGTCGCCCTCGGGCAGCTTCCCCGGCCGTCTCCTCGGAAGCGGCCCGGTGCGGCTCGGCACGGCCGGGGCGGGAGGAAACCGCCGCTCGCGAGGGCGCACGAACGCGAACGGCCCGGCCGGAGGGCGGTGTGTCCCTCCGGCCGGGCCGGCCGGTGCGTGTGCGGGTCCGTCAGATCTCGCCGCGGAGCTTGGCGAGTGCCTCCGCGAGGATCGCCTCGCCGTCGGCGTCGCTGCGCCGCTCCCGGACGTAGGCGAGGTGGGTCTTGTACGGCTCGGTGCGCGGCGGGTCCGGCGGGCTCTCCCGGTCCTTGCCTGCCGGGAAACCACAGCGCGGGCAGTCCCAGGTGTCCGGAACCTGCGCGTCGCCGGCGAAGCTGGGCTGCGTCTCGTGCCCGTTGGAGCACCAGAAGGAGATGCGGGTGCGCGGCGCGGACTCGCCGCGCTCGGCCTCCCCCATCGGCCCCGCCCCGACCCGACTTCCTCGGATCGCGTTGCCACTTGCCACGGTCGTAACTCCCTGCGTAATGGTGCTGCACAGCCTCTCGCAGCAGCTGCGCTGCGGAACGCCCCAGTCTACGTAAGGCCCAACGCGCGTCCAGTGGCTGGAGTTACCCGTCCGAGGACGCCTCCCTCATGATAGGCCGCGTCTCCGACGCTGTGTCAGTTGCCGAGCTTCATCAGAATGCCAAGCACGACAATGCAGGCGAACCACAACAGACCGATCACGATGGTGATGCGGTCGAGGTTGCGCTCGGCGACCGAGGAGCCACCGACCGAGGACTGCATGCCGCCACCGAACATGTCGGACAGGCCGCCGCCCTTCCCCTTGTGCATGAGCACCAGCATCATCAGCAGCAGGCTGAAGACGATGAGGGCGATCGAGAACCCGATGACCACGGCTGGACCAACTCTCTAGGACTGACGGACGGACGTATGGATCACGATATCTGCACCAAAGGGTGCGGGGCCGGGGGCGGCGCTGCTGCACCGGTCCCGGCCCCGACAGGGTACGACGAGGGTTCCCCCTCGTCATAGCTGCTACTGGTCGCGGAAGCGGACGATCTTCACGAACTCGTCCGCGTCCAGCGCCGCGCCGCCGATCAGCGCGCCGTCGACGTCGGGCTGCGCCATGATCGCGGCGACGTTGCCGGACTTGACCGAGCCGCCGTACTGGATGCGGACCTTGTCGGCCAGCTCCTGGCTGTAGAGCTCGGCGAGGCGGCCGCGGATGGCACCGCAGACCTCCTGCGCGTCCTCGGGGGTGGCGACCTCGCCGGTGCCGATGGCCCACACCGGCTCGTAGGCGATCACGATGGTCTCGGCCTGCTCGGCCGGGACGTCCGCCAGGCCGCCGTCGACCTGGGCGAGCGTGTGCGCGACCTGGTTGCCGGCCTTGCGCACGTCCAGGCCCTCGCCCACGCACAGGATCGGGGTGATCCCGTTCTTGAAGGCGGCCTTGACCTTGGCGTTGCAGATCTCTTCGTTCTCGCCGTGGTACTGGCGGCGCTCGCTGTGCCCGACGGCCACGAAGGCGCACTTGAGCTTGGACAGCATCGCGCCGGAGATCTCGCCGGTGTAGGCACCGGAGTCGTGCGCCGAGATGTCCTGGGCGCCGTACTTGATCTTGAGCTTGTCGCCGTCGACCAGCGTCTGCACCGACCGCAGGTCGGTGAAGGGCGGCAGGACCGCGACCTCTACGGCGTCGAAGTCCTTGTCGGCGAGGGCGAAGGCGAGCTTCTGGACGTGGGCGATGGCCTCGAGGTGGTTGAGGTTCATCTTCCAGTTGCCCGCCATCAGCGGGGTACGGTCAGTCACGTTGTTCAGTCCTCCAGAGCGGCAAGGCCGGGGAGCGTCTTGCCTTCGAGGTATTCGAGGCTGGCGCCGCCGCCGGTCGAAATATGGCCGAATGCATTCTCGTCGAAGCCCAGCAGGCGCACGGCAGCGGCCGAGTCACCGCCGCCGACGACGGTGAAGGCGTCCGAGTCCAGCAGACCCTGCGCGACGGCCTTGGTGCCGCCGGCGTAGTCGGGGTGCTCGAAGACGCCCATCGGACCGTTCCAGAAGACGGTGCCCGCGTCGGCGAGCTTCGCGGCGTAGAGCTCGCGGGTCTTCGGGCCGATGTCCAGGCCCTCCTTGTCGGCCGGGATGGCGTCCGCGGCGACGATGTCGGGGTTCGCCGGGGCCTTGGTCTTCAGGTCCGGGAACTCGGCGGAGACCAGCACGTCGACGGGGAGGACGAACTCCACACCGCGCTTCTCGGCCCGTGCCAGGTACTCCAGGCAGACCGGGACCTGGTCCTCCTGCAGCAGCGAGATGCCGACCTCGTGGCCCTTGGCCTTGAGGAAGGTGTACGCCATGCCGCCGCCGACCAGGATGCGGTCGGCCTTCTCGACGAGCTGGTCGATGACGGCCAGCTTGTCGGAGACCTTGGCACCACCCAGCGCGACGACGTAGGGGCGCTTGACGTTCTCGGTGAGCTTCTTGAGGACGGCGACCTCGGCCGCGATCAGGTCACCGGCAGCATGCGGAAGGCGCTGGGGCAGGTCGTAGACGGAGGCGTGCTTGCGGTGCACGGCGCCGAAGCCGTCGCCCACGTACAGGTCGGCGAGGGCGGCGAGCTGGTCGGCGAAGGCGCCGCGCTCGGCGTCGTCCTTGCTGGTCTCGCCGGCGTTGAAGCGGAGGTTCTCCAGCACCGCCACCTGACCGTCGGCGAGGCCCTCGGTCACGGAGCGGGCGGAGTCCCCCACCGTGTCGGTCGCGAAGGCCACGTCCTGCCCGAGGATCTCCCCCAGCCGCCGGGCCGCGGGGGCCAGCGAGAAGGCCGGGTCCGGGGCGCCCTTGGGACGGCCCAGGTGCGAGGCGACGATCACCTTGGCGCCGCGCTCGACGAGCTTGGCGATCGTCGGGGCGACGGCGCGGATCCGGCCGTCGTCGGTGATGGTGGTGCCGTCCAGCGGCACGTTCAGATCAGCGCGGACAAAGACGCGCTGTCCGGCGACCTGGAGGTCGTCGATCGTCTTCATGAGGAAGTGACTCCGTTTGCGTAGGTCGGTCACGGGACGGGGCCCGTACGACGCATCTTCGCGTCATACGAGCCCCGTCCTCACATCTCGGTGCCTCGGGTGTCAACCAGTGGTCAGAGCTGGCCGCCGACGAAGGTGGTCAGGTCCACCAGGCGGTTGGAGTAGCCCCACTCATTGTCGTACCAGCCGACGACCTTGACCTGCTTGCCCTGCGACATCGTCAGGGAGGAGTCGAAGGTGCAGGAGGCCGGGAAGTTCACGATGTCCGAGGAGACGATCGGGTCCTCGGTGTACTCGAGAATGCCCTTGAGCTGACCCTCGGCGGCCTTCTGGAACGCGGCGTTGATCTCGTCCTTGCTGACCTCGCGGTCGAGCTCCAGCACCAGGTCGGTGACCGAACCGGTGGGGACCGGGACGCGCATGGCGATGCCGTCCAGCTTGCCCTTGAGCTGCGGGAGGACCAGGGCGGTGGCCTTCGCGGCACCGGTCGAGGTCGGGATGATGTTCTCCGCGGCGGCCCGGGCGCGACGCAGGTCGCTGTGCGGGAAGTCCAGGATGCGCTGGTCGTTGGTGTACGCGTGGACCGTGGTCATCAGGCCCTTGACGATGCCGAAGTTCTCGTCGAGCACCTTCGCCATCGGCGCCACACAGTTGGTGGTGCAGGAGGCGTTGGAGATGACGTGGTGCTTGGCCGCGTCGTACTTGTCGTTGTTGACGCCCATCACGATCGTGATGTCCTCGTCCTTGGCGGGCGCGGAGATCAGGACCTTCTTGGCGCCGGCCTGGATGTGCTTGTCGGCGTCGGCCTTCTTGGTGAAGATGCCGGTCGACTCGATGACGATGTCGGCGCCGAGCTCGCCCCAGGGGAGGTTCGCCGGGTCGCGCTCGGCCATCGTCTTGAAGGTCTGGTTGCCGACCGTGATGGTGTCGTCGGTGTGGCTGACGTCCTGCTTGAGGCGACCCAGAATGGTGTCGTACTTCAGCAGGTGAACCAGGGTGGCATTGTCGGTCAGGTCGTTGACACCGACGATCTCGATGTCCGCCCCCTGCTCCAGGAGCGCGCGGAAGTAGTTACGACCAATGCGGCCGAATCCGTTGATGCCTACGCGGATCGTCACGAACCGATCTCCTCGTTAGGTACGCCGATGGGTCACCGGCGAGCTGTATGGGCTGTCCCCGACCGCCTCCGACCCTACCCCCAATAAGAGACGTACGTGACATTGACAAACGGGCCTCGATACCCTCAAACGAGCGCCCCCTGTCGCGTCCTTCGGCACCCGCCCGCGCCGCTCCCGACAGCACCGATCCGGGAGTGACACGAGGGCGTGAGAAGGACACCGGGGGCGAACGCGACGCGGGTCGTCAGCCGACCATGCCCTCGGCGAGTTCCTCGGTGAGGTTGGACTCCGTGCCGGGGATGCCGAGGTCCTGGGCGCGCTTGTCGGCCATCGCCAGCAGCCGGCGGATCCGGCCGGCGACGGCGTCCTTGGTCAGCGGCGGGTCGGCGAGGGCGCCCAGCTCCTCCAGGGAGGCCTGCTTGTGCTCCATGCGCAGGCGGCCGGCCGCCGCGAGGTGCTCGGGCACCTCCTCGCCCAGGATCTCCAGGGCCCGCTGCACCCGGGCGCCGGCGGCGACCGCGGCGCGCGCCGAGCGGCGGAGGTTGGCGTCGTCGAAGTTGGCGAGGCGGTTGGCGGTGG is a window of Streptomyces caniferus DNA encoding:
- the opcA gene encoding glucose-6-phosphate dehydrogenase assembly protein OpcA, whose product is MKIDLTETTSSKINKALVDGRRAIGTPAIGMVLTLVIVTDEENAYDALKAANDASREHPSRTLVVIKRVSRSPRDRAKARLDAEVRLGTDAGTGETVILRLYGDVIDHAQSVVLPLLLPDAPVVVWWAVNAPLDPAKDPLGALAQRRVTDAYAAEQPIEELSARANTYTPGDTDLSWARITPWRSMLAAALDQAPCTVTSAEVTGEEFNPSCELLAMWLADRLKVPVTRKVSGGPGLTAVRMESSAGAIVLDRPDGSLATLSMRGQPDRAVALKRRDTAELLAEELRRLDPDEIYAGSLKYGVDRIGDGTNEQSAAGGDTPAPPAAKKAAKKAAAK
- the tal gene encoding transaldolase — protein: MTDALKRLSDEGVAIWLDDLSRKRITSGNLAELIDQQHVVGVTTNPSIFQKAISSGDGYEQQVADLAARKVTVEEAIRMITTADVRDAADILRPVFDATGGQDGRVSIEVDPRLAHHTTPTIAEAKQLAWLVDRPNTLIKIPATKAGLPAITEVIGLGISVNVTLIFSLERYREVMDAYLAGLEKAKAAGLDLSLIRSVASFFVSRVDTEIDKRLEKIGTDEAKALKGKAALANARLAYQAYEEVFSSERWAALDKAGANKQRPLWASTGVKDPAFKDTLYVEDLVAPGTVNTMPEATLEATADHGSITGDTVRGTYDAAQADLAAIGKLGISYDDVVQVLEDEGVEKFEASWNDLLKSTEAELKRLAPSEG
- the pgl gene encoding 6-phosphogluconolactonase gives rise to the protein MSAPQVVVHRDKELMAKAAAARLITKIVDAQTARGFASVVLTGGRNGNGLLAALAEAPARDAVDWSRLDLWWGDERFLPDGDPERNYTQARQVLLDSVPLDPARVHPMPPADGPYGKDADAAAAAYATELAAAAGPEDHGPVPSFDVLLLGVGPDTHVASLFPELPAVYEQERTVVGVHGAPKPPPTRTSLTLPAIRAAREVWLLAAGADKANAAAIALSGAGEVQAPAAGARGRSRTLWLLDEAAAAQLPRGLYPPASA
- the zwf gene encoding glucose-6-phosphate dehydrogenase codes for the protein MSDAHGANPLRDALDRRLPRIAGPSGLVIFGVTGDLSRKKLMPAVYDLANRGLLPPGFSLVGFARREWEHEDFAQEVYAAVKEHARTPFREEVWQQLVQGCRFVQGNFDDDEAFETLKETINELDKAQGTGGNFAFYLSVPPKFFPQVVQQLKKHGLADQKEDSWRRAVIEKPFGHDLKSAQELNRIVHEVFPPHEVFRIDHYLGKETVQNILALRFANTMFEPLWNRSYVDHVQITMAEDIGIGGRAGYYDGIGAARDVIQNHLLQLLALTTMEEPASFEADALVAEKTKVLGAVRLPKDLGKETVRAQYAEGWQGGEKAVGYLQEDGIDPKSKTDTYAAIKLSIDNRRWAGVPFYLRTGKRLGRRVTEIAVVFQRAPHSPFDRTATEELGQNALVIRVQPDEGVTVRFGSKVPGTSMEVRDVSMDFAYGESFTESSPEAYERLILDVLLGDANLFPRVEEVEQSWRILDPIEAYWDRHGKPAQYPAGTWGPTEADEMLARDGRSWRRP
- the tkt gene encoding transketolase, whose product is MSTKPTTTDLEWTELDQRAVDTVRVLAMDSVQKVGNGHPGTAMSLAPAAYLLFQKMMRHDPADPNWTGRDRFVLSAGHSSLTLYIQLYLAGYGLELDDLKAFRTWGSKTPGHPEYGHTHGVETTTGPLGQGVANAVGMAMAARYERGLFDPDAPEGSSPFDHHIYAIAGDGCLQEGISAEASSLAGHQKLGNLVMLWDDNHISIEGDTETAVSEDTCKRYEAYGWHVQRVAPKANGDLDPEALHHAIEAAKAETGRPSFIAMRSIIAWPAPNAQNTEAAHGSALGEEEVAATKRVLGFDPEKSFEVPEEVLAHTRAALDRGRDFEKEWDKRFADWRTTHPEHAAEFDRVAAGELPAGWEEHLPSFETGKSVATRAASGKVLHALGAVIPELWGGSADLAGSNNTTIDKTSSFLPEGNPLPGADPYGRTIHFGIREHSMAAEMNGITLHGNTRVYGGTFLVFSDYMRNAVRLSALMHLPVTYVWTHDSIGLGEDGPTHQPVEHLASLRAIPNLNIVRPADANETAIAWREILKRWTKEYGVGAPHGLALTRQGVPTYPADENAAKGGYIRFEAEGTDGKSTTPQVVLIGTGSELQLAVEAREQLQAEGVPTRVVSMPSVEWFDQQDQAYRDSVLPPSVRARVAVEAGIGLTWHRFVGDAGRIVSLEHFGASADAKTLFREFGFTADAVASAARESVEAAAR